The DNA sequence TTGGTATTCcaacccttttgtttttaaagaagtaatCCTAAGCATGCAGCAAGTGCAATgtacaccttttttggccaaattacaaaaagtgcactttttgctgaTGCACATTATATTCGCCAGCAAatgcttttttggtttcagggtttttaaaattgAGTTGCACATTAGACTCGATGGTGCATaggactcaagtaaatatgggtattttAACTCAGGATGCAGTTACATTAAGTGCCTTTTTCCAGGTTAAACCAGAGCAGTTTATGTGCATTTTCTGGCCACCCACAGACTGATCAGTTCCTACACTgatttaaatggtcagtgtaggtaTGAAccaagtctatgaaagcttaggtGACTAACTTCGTTCTCTCGGTTAGTCTCTAAGGTAATTCAATATCCCTTTGCATTCTAGAATTCCAGACTAATATGGATATGTTTTTGAGTATTTTTCTAAATTCCTGTAGAATATCAATAAACTTTATTGTtctttgtaaaataaaattaattgggTAACCAAAAAACTTTTGCTTCATGGAAATACATTTAACTAAttgttgcttgcttgcttggtttccaagctctgaatatGATCATAGAGAAATCACTAATGCTAGCATAATATTCCAGAATGTGTTATGTAAGAGTCATTCACGTTTAGTTCTTTGCTGTGTCCAAAGATCCTCTCTTCACTTGATAAATGGTATTTCAGTATTTTTCTTCATAGGAACATTTCCTTTCAGAATGGCAGCAGAACCAAATTGgtttgcatacacacacacacacacacacacacacacacaaacataagcCAATGCATCAGACAAGTCTGGTGAGAATTTAAACATCTCTCAGAAAAACAGATAAAACTGATTTATGTTTTTAACTCACACTCAGaggtggtccaacaatgaggaggattaggcagtcgcctgtggcgcaaaacatacgggggcgcagtcgagactgctttttctgttgatttgttgtaaaacatgatattttggtgcttagtttgtaaaatcttaatgtaatttgatgtttaataggctttcccttaatccctccttattatccaacattttcgcttatccaacgcttttatttttcagtgattggtttggtgggggggggggaattttgttcacctacacttgaaaaatacctagggccggctctgctcacaCTATTGAAATGGGGAAGAATTTTGACTGATGTACAAATCAGTCATATTTTTATTAGCATGTGGATTGGAACACTTCACACTGTGAGCTATTCTACATTTTGCAAAGCAGTACTCAGCTCAAAGCGTGGGTACAAAAATGCACatataaagaaaaatattaatcagAAATGGTTGTGTCAGAGAAATAtgcttgcaatatatatatatatacatatatgtcagctcaccacagccgctcctgaatgaacacacgagactctttgtggtatcaccaggaacttttactgtaggaaacatgaacatcagaaaagccaagaatgggaggctccggccaaccctcctttatataccctccccctcatttgaacagtctcttcccgctcagtaaaaccccgcgcaaattccccgccaagtccatcagccgtttctcctccgagtcctgggacgcaggtgtcttatcaatgtcagtgaccctgaaactcagagccacatccaggctctagtagcagggttctgacatggcgtcctcctccccttcgtcctggaaggaaaagattaaacacaactattgttctccgctgtccagagttcctttatacttttttaacaggctgcaatggaataccgggtgtacctttcctaggtcctttggtagcctcagctcataggtcacttcgtttattctttttgctaccctgaatggccctatatagcgtggagccaatttcttggatgggaaccccaatttcaggttttttgtgctcagccaaaccagatctccttcgcccaatttgtccccctctcggcgcctacgatccgcaaagagcttgtacttcttttgtgtttcccgcaatgcctctaccacggtgtgccacccttgcttgattttggccggccattcctcgtcggtctggccctccccttccttccactcgggtagcctggggaaaggtgccacctcctgtccgtatactatttcgaatggggcacgacctgtggccgaatgtacggccccgttaaaagccatctcagcaaacggaagaaggtccgcccaatcatcctgtctataattggtgtacatccttaagaattggcacagtgtctgttgggtacgttcgacccccccgttggtcgcgggatgaaaggccgagctcaggttcctttctgctcctaacagctgtaagaattttccccaaaattttgcagtaaattggactccccggtcactaattatcttgtcgggacacccatgtaggcgatatacatgcttcacatacaaatcagcaagtttttcagctgaaggaagttttggcagagccacaaagtgtgcctgttttgagaataggtccaatattgtccaaatgtatctgtggcctctgctggggggtagttcgcctacaaaatccatggctacgcattcccatggcctcatgggctccaccaccttctgcaatagcccctggggcttccccggtggtgtttttccctctgcacataattcacactgcgtgacgtatcccctggcgtctttcctcattccgggccaccagcattgtttggccaacagtttaatagtcctggtggggcctagatgacccgcacccttgttatcatggtacttccttaacatttctcgtcttaaacattcaggaatatacaatttcttatttacaaacaccaaatccccacacaattctcccttttctttgtttgtttgtaaccatttgtccattccatacgctcgcttcaactcttcctcccatatttctcctccccccgtggaaatggcagtacgtttgttttctttggccgcttgtgctcgagttagtactgccaggccccattgcttatcaagaaaaatactcccttcagattcctgaattcctcccccgtgctgaggcatccgagagagagcgtcagcgagtatattatgtttcccctggaagaatctgagtctgaaatcaaaacggctgaaatattgggcccatctaatttgcttcgctgatagtttacgaggggatcttagatactgtaaatttctatggtcagtccacacctcaaacggtgttccacttccttccaggaagtgtctccagcactctagtgcttttagaatcgctaaggcttctctctcccaaatcggccagtttttttctgtatcgctaaacttttttgacagatagccacatggcttcaggttccccccctcgtctttctgtagcagaactgccccatatgcccggtctgacgcatcgcaatgtaatacaaaggctttagacatatcagggtgctgtaggacaggctcctcagtaaaacgctttttaagggcttcgaaagcttcctggcattctattgtccaggtcagtttggcccctggggccttcactttggctgtttctcccctacctttagtctttaacaaatccgttaatggcaaagtgaggcgcgcaaagtccttgataaatgttctatagaagtttgcgaaccctaggaaggattgcagctgcttccgtgttttgggggcttcccaccccctcacgtcttctaccttcgcagggtccatcgccactccctgggaggaaatcctataccccagaaagtctatctggtctttattgaactcgcacttggcaagcttcgcatacagttttgcctctctcaacttttgcaggacttccctgactagttctatgtgttgctccttagtccgagatactaacaatatgtcatctaaaaaaacaaagactcccttgtacaacaatggatgcaacacttcgttgattaattgcatgaacgcggcgcctccgccgcacaaaccgaaagggagcacacgataattgaataatccgaatgcacaggagaaggccgtcttccacctgtcctctggtttaatctgcaatttatggtacgcttcaattaagtccaatttagtgaatatctgtccctccgataactgggcgatcaagtccttcactaaaggtagggggtatttatttccagaactgattgcattcaggcccctgtagtcaatgcagagcctcagcgtttggtcctttttgcgcctgaacaacacaggcgcccctagaggggaatttgaaggctctatgaaacccctcgctaggtttttatcaatgtattttctcagttcctccttttccctagccgacattgggtatatttttgccttaggaagctctgctcctgggactagctctatcttcacttcaactctccgcttcggtgggaaactgtctgcttccttctcatcaaatacgtccacaaaatcccgatactctgggggtaatttatctgccagttctgctatcctgatagagtcttcctccccccttttccccggctccctttccacttcctggctccctccttccaatttcatcctgaagatcatgctcttatcctcccagttgatttgcgggttggcctgccccagccatggcatgcctagtataacattatagctggctatttgtgatatcacaaatgacacctttccttcccaactccctatcttacactttacatcttcggcactgtacttagctaatgatcccgatgctgtggatccgtccaactgcgaaaaagctattggggattctaggttcgttctttcgcatcccaatccctcggctaattcaggggagatgatgttcctggaacatccacaatccacaaatgctttgcaggttgcttgtttgctgccactttccagctgaatggggaccactatcatggctttgtcctgacttaccaacccccccgagtggtgcctcatcggtggttcttcctcggcgcgtttccctgccacggctcttggtttgggcgggcctccgccttccccttttctctgccagcactcggcagccctgtggcccaaacggccgcacacgaagcagcccctcctgctggtgctcacgttccctgtcggctccgttctcctcccggctggggttgatccctccttccggctcccctctttcatctgcggccgctgctgtagccctcctcggtgcctcctcgcctgggccagcgatgtctcgatgcgccccgccagctgaatccatccgcgcagtgtgtcaggctcatcacgatgcaccgcccaggagaggatctcccgcctgagcccctctttgaagagttctatctttgtcactgcagaccattccggcaccttttcagcgaggcattggaactcctccgcatactcagataccgacctctgcccctgggagacggtcttcaactcctccctcgcccggatctgctccagtggatctcggaaacgggtctccagggcccccataaagcgtcggagtgaccccagacatgggtcgcgccgcgcgtgtagttgaacgtaccagctggccgctcccctcttcaacactgcaccaatggcccgtacccggctggattccgttctaaaagtgtgggcattgtcctccatatagcccctcaccgtggtcaggaaaaaatccagttcagaggactctcccccaaactcgatccttagttcctctcgtctcggtaggggtccctgtggtggcaatccccaatcctccgcccgtcgcaagcccccttgcgggccagtgggccccgctgctgcttccctttgtcctgtgccacgcccggcattcgccaggggcaccagggtctcagttgggagcgtagccgggattctcggaggcttttccccttcgtcgtcactctcctccacccgcgtcaggctcgtttggatcttgggccgggcaccgggctcctttcgcatttcccttcccttcggtgctgggaggtctgcaaagccctggctgcttcccatgctcacgtcccacattgagctagcccggagttcccttcctcgctccggctccgccaaaaccgccaggcgctccatcgccctcgacatcactgccagggtggtctccatcgccgacatcctctcctccagaaacaccatcttttgcgggcctggggaaggtgaaccttcctctcctccggtgctatctccccgcaccactccgcgcctctgggttaccccatttggctgggcataagcggtggatgacgccagggccgccagctggtggaactcagcgtccgtctcgggagtggccctttccgaccttcctcctccggcgcccaagagctcttcatcctccacttgcatgttacacctcaccgctacagcgggatggtgtccgtattcttggcttagtgtcagctcaccacagccgctcctgaatgaacacacgagactctttgtggtatcaccaggaacttttactgtaggaaacatgaacatcagaaaagccaagaatgggaggctccggccaaccctcctttatataccctccccctcatttgaacagtctcttcccgctcagtaaaaccccgcgcaaattccccgccaagtccatcagccgtttctcctccgagtcctgggacgcaggtgtcttatcaatgtcagtgaccctgaaactcagagccacatccaggctctagtagcagggttctgacacatatatatatatgacaacatataccaaaagaaatgaaaatttcAGTGCttggctctttttaaaaatgtcttagaCTAATGCAAATATTTGATGTAACAGATCTGTTAATATGCAAAGCTCATCATAGAGAAATTCATCCAAGCCTAATTGTGATGCTAGACATGAGCAAGATGAGAGAGACTGCAGGGCAAAGAGAGATACTAAGAACATGGGCTGCAATGGTTAATAGGTGGGAAGACACGTTACAGACTATGCCTTTGGATAAGCAGCAGTTCAATCTAGGCCAATCTAAATGTGTCTAAaaatgaaggaagaaagagagaaaatgtatatatatatacagatacaCAACAGGAAGTATGTATGAATATGTGAACAAGGACTTTGTGGAGGTTTGGGATACACCATTAAACAAAATGAGACATTTCTGGGGATGCACATCCACATTATGGTCTGATCTTGGGCTACAATTGAAACATTATCTATTCCATCACCCATTTCACTAGAGTTTGCCCCTCCATTCTTCAACAGAATGCTCTTTTTGTTATGATAAGGAAAGCTCTCTACATAGTTACATAAGAATTTGCAAAAGCATGGTGAATCCACACAGACACCCAATACTTCAAATAGTAACTCCTCCAaaattgttgtatttttaaaatgtttatttaacaTATCTACTCACATTACTTGATCTTATGAAATACGGTTCCACAGCATTCTGAAACatctgtttttaaacagagactggatgaccctcgaggtctctttcaactctatgatactaTAACTGGATGGCTttcttcatgtttgccttgctttTCTCTTCAGACTGTCATTCACAACAGCTTATGCAAAATTAAGCTTGTCAgcacagtgataccttgacatacgagtttaatttgttctgtgaccaagcCTGTAACttaatttgtgtgtatgtgaaagcAAATTTTCCCACTGATATGTACTGAAACTCGGTCATAGAACAAATTAAGCCCATTTGCCAaggtctttcctccctcccccctccctccctgaacAGCTCCCTCTTGGGTTCTCTACCACCCTCCTCCCTTTAGGGATAGAGACCGAGAGAAACACCTCCAGTTATCTGTGCCAAGACCCCtcccttttttcctccctccctctctctctgtgagCTTGGCCAGCCTTCAGGACCATCTCCAGCTCTTCTTGCTGCTATGGAGCTCTCCACTAGCTCCCTCGCCAGCCTTGTGTGGCCTGCTCTGGGGTCAAGTGACAGTGGAGTCCATTGGTGGGTGGATGCTCTGGCCACTCTCTCTCCACCTGAGTCTCCTGGCATAGCCACCATCCTGGGAGATGATCATAACTCAGATCTGGCTTGCATATGAAATAAAAATGGTACAAACGACGGTTCATAACTCAAAAAGCTTGCAACTTGAGACACTTGTAAGTCAAGGGTCTACTGTATTTGATATGTTACAATTCCATTTCCATGGAGGTAAAAAGCCACatagaaatgtgtgtgtgcattggggGAGTTAGTCTCTTATAAGTATGACTTTGGCTGCCATCCCATATCCAGTGGGAAAATGAAAACTCAACAGATCTTTACTCTGGAGAAATGGTACCATGGAGAGTCATTCCAAATGACTGGTTCTTTAAGCATTTCATTCTGGGAGACAAAAACAGGCAATTCAACtttacacaaatatatacagtcCTTATTCCTTTCGATGTGTGCATATATTATTTgactggacaataaaattgtgaGAACAACCATATGCTCTCACACACAGTTAGCATTATATTTAACCCATTTGGATTTATCCATTGTTAAAGGAATCCTAATGTCTGAAAATCAATCTCTCATGAACACACACTTCTGATACACTCAATGAAACATTGACTTGAAATTTGTATATTCTACAAAAGCTTCTTGGAGGGGACACAGAAAGTGCCCGGCCATTAACTTCAATTGGTTTACTTATCTTCTTGGTTCCTGTCTACAAGAAATttcaaaacatataaatacactaATTTAATTCCATGGCAAGTATATGGGGCACATAAATAATGGGTAATAGCCTTTTATGGGTCACATATAAACAGATGCTAAGGTTGACCCACTGTGTAAACACATATAAATTAATAACTTGTatttcaaaaagaagaagaaaaacctctCTCTTGACAGAGCTGGCAATATTTTTCCCTCTCTGTTTTTGGCCTCTGATTAATTTTTCACGGGCCTTAAATTTTCCAAACACATAAGAGGAAGATCTGCAACTCACCTTCATTTATGCTAGCACTAACAATGCTGTGGGTATGTATGATTAAACAATATAATCACTGGCTAAGAAACTATGGAAGTGTGCTAGCTATAAATCAGAAAACTCCTTCAGGCTATCGATCTTTGTGTACTTGAAGGCTGGAATGGAGACACATTTC is a window from the Anolis carolinensis isolate JA03-04 chromosome 3, rAnoCar3.1.pri, whole genome shotgun sequence genome containing:
- the LOC134298029 gene encoding uncharacterized protein LOC134298029 gives rise to the protein MFMFPTVKVPGDTTKSLVCSFRSGCGELTLSQEYGHHPAVAVRCNMQVEDEELLGAGGGRSERATPETDAEFHQLAALASSTAYAQPNGVTQRRGVVRGDSTGGEEGSPSPGPQKMVFLEERMSAMETTLAVMSRAMERLAVLAEPERGRELRASSMWDVSMGSSQGFADLPAPKGREMRKEPGARPKIQTSLTRVEESDDEGEKPPRIPATLPTETLVPLANAGRGTGQREAAAGPTGPQGGLRRAEDWGLPPQGPLPRREELRIEFGGESSELDFFLTTVRGYMEDNAHTFRTESSRVRAIGAVLKRGAASWYVQLHARRDPCLGSLRRFMGALETRFRDPLEQIRAREELKTVSQGQRSVSEYAEEFQCLAEKVPEWSAVTKIELFKEGLRREILSWAVHRDEPDTLRGWIQLAGRIETSLAQARRHRGGLQQRPQMKEGSRKEGSTPAGRRTEPTGNVSTSRRGCFVCGRLGHRAAECWQRKGEGGGPPKPRAVAGKRAEEEPPMRHHSGGLDEGEEDAMSEPCY